Proteins encoded in a region of the Nonomuraea helvata genome:
- a CDS encoding hotdog fold thioesterase, producing the protein MDFSAYGAAHEGTLPDRMGIEFIEAGPERVVGRMPVEGNTQPYGLLHGGASAVLAETLGSVAAAIHAGPERIAVGIEINATHHRAASSGYVTGVATRLHGGRTLATYGIEVTDERGKLICTSRLTCMLRDR; encoded by the coding sequence ATGGACTTCTCGGCGTACGGCGCCGCGCACGAGGGCACGCTCCCCGACCGCATGGGCATCGAGTTCATCGAGGCAGGTCCCGAGCGGGTCGTGGGCCGGATGCCGGTCGAGGGCAACACCCAGCCCTACGGCCTGCTGCACGGCGGGGCCTCGGCGGTGCTGGCCGAGACGCTCGGCTCGGTGGCGGCCGCCATCCACGCGGGTCCCGAACGCATCGCGGTGGGCATCGAGATCAACGCCACCCACCACCGCGCGGCGAGCTCGGGATACGTCACGGGGGTCGCGACCAGGCTGCACGGCGGCCGGACGCTGGCGACGTACGGGATCGAGGTCACCGACGAGCGGGGAAAGCTCATCTGCACCTCCCGCCTCACCTGCATGCTTCGCGACAGGTGA
- a CDS encoding branched-chain amino acid ABC transporter permease: MRRAVIAFTAFLGGLIFLLAGPAHAGTADCQGLKGTLKLQGQPVNGAKIAVTTESGQPVKEVTSNAQGTWDVQVDKPGKYKVTLDVSSLPKNADVRGGNNVRTPTVYEGNCSTVLFALQPKGAPGQQPADTDGEITFWEQAAQLTFEGLNLGLIIALAALGLSLIYGTTGLTNFAHGELVTLGAILAYAFNVGFGLHLIPAAVIAVAVAGVLGYLQDRFFWGVLRKRGTGTIAMMIISIGVALLLRYVFLIFFGGQNEAYAQYTAQPGVEIGPITAAPKNFVAMGIELTVLIIVGIALLRTRTGKAARAVADNPALAASSGINVDRVIRIIWASGGAIAALAGIMLGLSQSLKYTMGQDVLLLIFAGVTLGGLGTAFGALVGSLVVGLFVQVSTLWVPPELKSVGALVVLIIVLLVRPQGILGRRERIG; encoded by the coding sequence TTGCGCAGAGCCGTGATCGCGTTCACGGCCTTTCTGGGTGGACTCATCTTCCTGCTGGCAGGACCCGCCCATGCGGGGACGGCCGACTGCCAGGGGCTGAAGGGGACACTCAAACTCCAAGGCCAGCCAGTGAACGGCGCCAAAATCGCCGTGACCACCGAGAGCGGACAACCCGTCAAGGAGGTCACAAGCAACGCACAGGGCACGTGGGACGTTCAGGTCGACAAGCCAGGTAAATACAAGGTCACCCTGGATGTCAGCAGCCTTCCGAAGAATGCCGATGTGCGGGGCGGGAACAACGTCCGCACGCCGACCGTCTACGAGGGCAACTGCTCGACGGTCCTGTTCGCTCTCCAGCCCAAGGGCGCCCCCGGGCAGCAGCCGGCGGACACCGACGGGGAGATCACGTTCTGGGAGCAGGCCGCCCAGCTGACCTTCGAAGGGCTCAACCTCGGGTTGATCATCGCTCTGGCGGCGCTCGGCCTCTCGCTCATCTACGGCACGACCGGCCTGACCAACTTCGCCCACGGTGAGCTGGTCACGCTGGGCGCGATCCTCGCCTACGCGTTCAACGTGGGCTTCGGGCTGCATCTCATCCCCGCCGCGGTGATCGCCGTCGCGGTCGCCGGCGTACTGGGGTACCTGCAGGACCGCTTCTTCTGGGGCGTGCTGCGCAAGCGCGGCACCGGCACCATCGCCATGATGATCATCTCGATCGGCGTGGCGCTCCTGCTCCGCTACGTGTTCCTGATCTTCTTCGGCGGCCAGAACGAGGCCTACGCGCAGTACACCGCGCAGCCGGGCGTCGAGATCGGCCCCATCACGGCGGCCCCGAAGAACTTCGTCGCCATGGGCATCGAGCTCACGGTCCTCATCATCGTCGGCATCGCGCTGCTGCGCACCCGCACCGGCAAGGCGGCCCGCGCCGTGGCCGACAACCCCGCGCTCGCGGCCTCGTCCGGCATCAACGTCGACCGGGTCATCCGGATCATCTGGGCATCGGGCGGCGCCATCGCCGCGCTGGCGGGCATCATGCTCGGCCTGTCGCAGAGCCTCAAGTACACGATGGGCCAGGACGTCCTGCTGCTCATCTTCGCCGGCGTGACGCTCGGCGGGCTCGGCACCGCGTTCGGCGCGCTGGTGGGCTCGCTCGTGGTCGGCCTGTTCGTCCAGGTCTCCACCCTGTGGGTGCCGCCGGAGCTCAAGTCCGTCGGCGCGCTCGTCGTACTCATCATCGTGCTCCTCGTCCGGCCGCAGGGCATCCTCGGCCGCCGCGAGCGGATCGGCTGA
- a CDS encoding branched-chain amino acid ABC transporter permease, with amino-acid sequence MDWITIISTTLKAAVGVETVLYGIAAIGVNIHFGYTGLLNFGQAAFMGVAGYGLAVTVTVLGLPFWVGIAVGLVAAVLLAILLGIPTLQLRADYLAIVTIAAAEIVRLIFRSVAFKNVFGGSDGQRGFSDGFYALNPFSEGQYGFNLGPVPLFFNNRQLWVILVGWVLIALACTMVYLLMKSPWGRVLKAIREDEDAVRSLGKSVFSYKMQSLILGGVIGSLGGFLYGLAYASVQPDVFGTETTFYMYTMVILGGAARVLGPVIGSMIFWGLLVLIYGVLSEAVGAGYITFMDTNQVGALRWILVGLGLILLLIFRPQGIFGDKREIAIDAR; translated from the coding sequence ATGGACTGGATCACGATCATCAGCACGACGCTCAAGGCCGCGGTCGGCGTCGAGACTGTGCTGTACGGAATCGCCGCCATCGGCGTCAACATCCACTTCGGCTACACGGGCCTGCTCAACTTCGGCCAGGCCGCCTTCATGGGCGTGGCCGGCTACGGCCTGGCGGTCACCGTCACCGTCCTGGGCCTGCCGTTCTGGGTCGGCATCGCCGTCGGCCTGGTCGCCGCCGTGCTCCTGGCGATCCTGCTGGGCATACCGACCCTGCAGCTGCGCGCCGACTATCTCGCCATCGTCACCATCGCGGCCGCCGAGATCGTCCGGCTCATCTTCCGCTCGGTGGCGTTCAAGAACGTCTTCGGCGGCTCCGACGGCCAGCGCGGCTTCTCCGACGGCTTCTACGCGCTCAACCCCTTCTCCGAAGGGCAGTACGGCTTCAACCTCGGCCCGGTGCCGCTGTTCTTCAACAACCGGCAGCTGTGGGTCATCCTCGTCGGCTGGGTGCTCATCGCCCTGGCCTGCACCATGGTCTACCTGCTCATGAAGAGCCCCTGGGGCCGGGTGCTCAAGGCCATCCGCGAGGACGAGGACGCCGTGCGCAGCCTCGGCAAGAGCGTCTTCTCGTACAAGATGCAGTCGCTCATCCTGGGCGGCGTCATCGGCTCTCTCGGCGGCTTCCTCTACGGCCTGGCCTACGCCTCGGTGCAGCCCGACGTGTTCGGCACCGAGACCACGTTCTACATGTACACGATGGTCATCCTCGGCGGCGCCGCCCGCGTGCTGGGCCCCGTCATCGGATCGATGATCTTCTGGGGGCTGCTGGTCCTCATCTACGGCGTGCTCTCCGAGGCGGTCGGCGCGGGGTACATCACCTTCATGGACACCAACCAGGTCGGCGCCCTGCGCTGGATCCTGGTCGGCCTCGGCTTGATCCTGTTGCTCATCTTCCGGCCACAGGGCATCTTCGGTGACAAGAGGGAGATAGCAATCGATGCACGCTGA
- a CDS encoding ABC transporter ATP-binding protein has translation MHAETHAQAGTSERKAAALAAFKDLARDPGVPKPDPILVVDNVVRRFGGLTAVEVGHVEVQRGSITALIGPNGAGKTTFFNQLTGFDTADSGSWTFNGRAMNGVPAHKVARSGMVRTFQLTKALSKLTVMENMRLGAQQQKGENFFRALVPSLWRGQEDEITERAEDLLTRFKLDAKRDDFAGSLSGGQRKLLEMARALMVQPELVMLDEPMAGVNPALTQSLLGHVKDLREQGMTVLFVEHDMDMVRDISDWVIVMAQGAVIAEGPPGTIMSDERVIDAYLGAHHDAPLSESELTAQLHEAEAALEAEIEEETQK, from the coding sequence ATGCACGCTGAAACCCACGCTCAGGCAGGAACCTCCGAGCGCAAGGCCGCTGCCCTGGCGGCGTTCAAGGACCTGGCGCGCGATCCCGGCGTGCCCAAGCCCGACCCCATCCTCGTGGTGGACAACGTGGTGCGCCGCTTCGGCGGCCTGACCGCCGTCGAGGTGGGCCACGTCGAGGTCCAGCGGGGCTCCATCACCGCGCTGATCGGCCCCAACGGCGCCGGCAAGACCACGTTCTTCAACCAGCTCACCGGGTTCGACACGGCCGACTCCGGCTCGTGGACGTTCAACGGGCGGGCCATGAACGGCGTGCCCGCGCACAAGGTCGCCCGCAGCGGCATGGTGCGCACGTTCCAGCTCACCAAGGCGCTGTCCAAGCTGACGGTCATGGAGAACATGCGCCTGGGCGCCCAGCAGCAGAAGGGCGAGAACTTCTTCCGCGCGCTGGTGCCGAGCTTGTGGCGCGGCCAGGAGGACGAGATCACCGAGCGGGCCGAGGACCTGCTCACCCGCTTCAAGCTCGACGCCAAGCGCGACGACTTCGCCGGGTCGCTCTCCGGCGGCCAGCGCAAGCTGCTGGAGATGGCCCGCGCGCTCATGGTCCAGCCCGAGCTGGTCATGCTCGACGAGCCCATGGCCGGCGTCAACCCGGCGCTGACGCAGTCGCTGCTCGGCCACGTCAAGGACCTGCGCGAGCAGGGCATGACGGTGCTGTTCGTCGAGCACGACATGGACATGGTCCGCGACATCAGCGACTGGGTGATCGTCATGGCCCAGGGCGCCGTCATCGCGGAGGGCCCGCCCGGGACGATCATGTCCGACGAGCGCGTGATCGACGCCTACCTCGGCGCCCACCACGACGCGCCCCTGTCGGAGAGCGAACTGACGGCCCAGCTCCACGAGGCGGAGGCGGCGCTGGAGGCCGAGATCGAAGAGGAGACGCAGAAATGA
- a CDS encoding ABC transporter ATP-binding protein, with protein MTVPESAQSKAAVTDRSAHLEGAKDAVLRCDELIAGYLPGVNILNGSDLYVKEGELIGIIGPNGAGKSTLLKAMFGLVNIRSGTVLLKGEDITNMKAHSLVSRGVGYVPQTNNVFPSLTIEENLEMGAFQVPGKFKERFEFVAELFPALKERRKQRAGSLSGGERQMVAMARALMTEPSVLLLDEPSAGLSPKLQDLVFIQAQQINKAGVTVIMVEQNARRCLQICHRGYVLDQGRNAYTGTGRQLANDPKVIELYLGTLAKA; from the coding sequence ATGACCGTCCCCGAGTCGGCCCAGTCCAAGGCGGCCGTCACCGACCGCAGCGCCCACCTGGAGGGCGCCAAGGACGCCGTGCTGCGCTGCGACGAGCTGATCGCCGGCTACCTGCCGGGCGTCAACATCCTCAACGGCTCCGACCTCTACGTCAAAGAGGGCGAGCTGATCGGCATCATCGGCCCCAACGGCGCCGGCAAGTCGACGCTGCTCAAGGCCATGTTCGGGCTGGTCAACATCCGCAGCGGCACGGTGCTGCTCAAGGGTGAGGACATCACGAACATGAAGGCCCACTCCCTGGTCTCCCGCGGCGTCGGCTACGTGCCGCAGACCAACAACGTCTTCCCCAGCCTCACCATCGAGGAGAACCTCGAGATGGGCGCCTTCCAGGTGCCGGGGAAGTTCAAGGAGCGCTTCGAGTTCGTCGCCGAGCTCTTCCCCGCGCTCAAGGAGCGGCGCAAGCAGCGCGCCGGGTCCCTGTCCGGCGGTGAGCGGCAGATGGTGGCGATGGCCAGGGCCCTCATGACCGAGCCGTCCGTGCTGCTGCTCGACGAGCCGTCGGCCGGCCTGTCGCCCAAGCTGCAGGACCTGGTGTTCATCCAGGCCCAGCAGATCAACAAGGCCGGCGTCACGGTCATCATGGTCGAGCAGAACGCGCGCCGCTGCCTGCAGATCTGCCACCGCGGCTACGTCCTCGACCAGGGCCGCAACGCCTACACCGGCACCGGGCGGCAGCTCGCCAACGACCCCAAGGTCATCGAGCTGTACCTCGGCACGCTGGCCAAGGCATAA
- a CDS encoding ABC transporter substrate-binding protein, whose protein sequence is MVRIAPVGRALAVVAATSLALTACGGGGGNTATQTSTSAAPSSSAPAAAKGDGTLTLGTLLPQTGSLAFLGPPEIAGVNLAVKEINEAGGVLGKPVTKYDTDSGDTTTNIASQSVDKLLAQKADAIIGAASSSVSESVIDKITGAGVIQFSPANTSDKFTTINDKGLYFRTSPPDKLQGRVLGDLVVADGNDTVGILAMQDSYGTGLADQVQKTVTDGGAEVVERVDYDPKAADFSADVAKIKAKNPKGIVLIGFEETAKVIAELVKQGLPADKHKWYMVDGNTSNTNYVKMPKGTLDGVKGTIPGAAAPEEFQSKLKEIDPKLQDFSYAPESYDAANLLALAAEAAKSDAGVDIAAKLAEVSKGGEKCKSFKECVDLLKAGKDIDYEGVSGPVEFNEAGDPAVATIGIYQYGANNKYATKALEYRTGNIAG, encoded by the coding sequence ATGGTCCGCATTGCTCCCGTGGGTCGGGCGCTGGCTGTCGTGGCTGCCACCAGCCTCGCCCTGACAGCCTGCGGCGGTGGCGGAGGCAACACCGCCACGCAGACTTCCACGTCTGCCGCGCCATCCTCGTCGGCGCCCGCAGCGGCCAAGGGCGACGGCACGCTGACCCTCGGCACGCTGCTGCCGCAGACGGGTTCGCTGGCCTTCCTCGGCCCGCCCGAGATCGCGGGAGTCAACCTCGCCGTCAAGGAGATCAACGAGGCCGGTGGCGTGCTGGGCAAGCCGGTCACCAAGTACGACACGGACTCGGGTGACACGACCACCAACATCGCCTCGCAGTCGGTGGACAAGCTGCTGGCGCAGAAGGCCGACGCCATCATCGGCGCCGCGTCGTCGTCGGTGTCGGAGTCGGTGATCGACAAGATCACGGGTGCGGGCGTGATCCAGTTCTCGCCGGCCAACACCTCCGACAAGTTCACCACGATCAACGACAAGGGCCTGTACTTCCGTACCTCGCCGCCGGACAAGCTGCAGGGCCGTGTGCTGGGCGACCTCGTGGTCGCCGACGGCAACGACACGGTCGGCATCCTCGCGATGCAGGACTCGTACGGCACCGGCCTGGCCGACCAGGTGCAGAAGACCGTCACCGACGGTGGCGCCGAGGTCGTCGAGCGCGTCGACTACGACCCGAAGGCGGCCGACTTCTCCGCCGACGTGGCCAAGATCAAGGCGAAGAACCCGAAGGGCATCGTGCTGATCGGGTTCGAGGAGACGGCGAAGGTCATCGCCGAGCTGGTCAAGCAGGGCCTGCCCGCGGACAAGCACAAGTGGTACATGGTGGACGGCAACACGTCCAACACGAACTACGTGAAGATGCCCAAGGGCACGCTCGACGGCGTGAAGGGCACGATCCCCGGCGCCGCGGCTCCCGAGGAGTTCCAGAGCAAGCTGAAGGAGATCGACCCCAAGCTGCAGGACTTCAGCTACGCCCCCGAGTCGTACGACGCGGCCAACCTGCTCGCGCTGGCCGCCGAGGCCGCCAAGAGCGACGCCGGCGTGGACATCGCGGCCAAGCTGGCCGAGGTGAGCAAGGGCGGCGAGAAGTGCAAGAGCTTCAAGGAGTGCGTGGACCTGCTGAAGGCCGGCAAGGACATCGACTACGAGGGCGTCAGCGGCCCGGTCGAGTTCAACGAGGCCGGTGACCCGGCCGTCGCCACCATCGGCATCTACCAGTACGGCGCGAACAACAAGTACGCCACCAAGGCGCTGGAGTACCGCACCGGCAACATCGCCGGCTAG
- a CDS encoding ABC transporter substrate-binding protein, which yields MIRIAPAGRALAVAAAASLALTACGGGGGDTAAKQSDSAAPSAAASSAPAAKGDGTLTLGTVLPQTGSLAFLGPPEFAGVDQAVKEINEAGGVLGKPVTKVHTDSGDTTTNIASQSVDKLLAQKADAIIGAASSSVSESIIDKITGAGVVQFSPANTSDKFTTINDKGLYFRTAPPDKLQGRVLGDLVAADGNDTVGILAMQDSYGSGLADQITKTAEDAGSSVVERVDYDPKAADFSADVAKIKAKNPKAIVLIGFEEGAKVVAELVKQGLTADKYKWYMVDGNMSNTNYQKMPKGTLKGVKGTIPGAEAPDEFRKKLLELDPKLKDYTYAAESYDAANLIALAAEAAKDDTGQAIAAKLPEVSKGGEKCKSFKECVDLLKAGKDIDYDGLSGPVEFDDAGDPSVATIGVYQYGDDNKYPGKALEYRTGKIEG from the coding sequence ATGATCCGCATTGCTCCAGCAGGACGCGCACTGGCCGTCGCCGCAGCGGCGAGCCTGGCTCTGACGGCCTGTGGTGGAGGCGGTGGTGACACGGCCGCGAAGCAGTCCGACTCGGCGGCCCCGTCCGCGGCGGCCTCCTCGGCTCCCGCGGCCAAGGGTGACGGCACGCTGACGCTCGGCACGGTGCTGCCGCAGACGGGTTCGCTGGCCTTCCTCGGCCCGCCCGAGTTCGCCGGCGTGGACCAGGCCGTCAAGGAGATCAACGAGGCCGGTGGCGTGCTCGGCAAGCCGGTCACCAAGGTCCACACCGACTCGGGTGACACGACGACCAACATCGCCTCGCAGTCGGTGGACAAGCTGCTGGCGCAGAAGGCCGACGCCATCATCGGCGCCGCGTCGTCGTCGGTGTCGGAGTCGATCATTGACAAGATCACGGGTGCGGGCGTGGTGCAGTTCTCGCCGGCCAACACCTCTGACAAGTTCACCACGATCAACGACAAGGGCCTGTACTTCCGCACGGCGCCGCCGGACAAGTTGCAGGGCCGCGTGCTGGGTGACCTGGTCGCCGCCGACGGCAACGACACCGTCGGCATCCTGGCCATGCAGGACTCGTACGGCTCCGGTCTGGCAGACCAGATCACCAAGACCGCCGAGGACGCCGGCTCGAGCGTCGTGGAGCGCGTGGACTACGACCCGAAGGCGGCCGACTTCTCCGCCGACGTGGCCAAGATCAAGGCGAAGAACCCGAAGGCGATCGTGCTGATCGGGTTCGAGGAGGGCGCCAAGGTCGTGGCGGAGCTGGTCAAGCAGGGCCTGACGGCCGACAAGTACAAGTGGTACATGGTGGACGGCAACATGTCGAACACCAACTACCAGAAGATGCCCAAGGGCACGCTCAAGGGCGTCAAGGGGACCATCCCCGGCGCCGAGGCGCCCGACGAGTTCAGGAAGAAGCTCCTGGAGCTCGACCCCAAGCTCAAGGACTACACCTACGCCGCGGAGTCGTACGACGCGGCGAACCTGATCGCGCTGGCCGCCGAGGCCGCCAAGGACGACACCGGCCAGGCCATCGCGGCCAAGCTGCCCGAGGTGAGCAAGGGCGGCGAGAAGTGCAAGAGCTTCAAGGAGTGCGTCGACCTGCTCAAGGCCGGCAAGGACATCGACTACGACGGTCTCAGCGGCCCGGTGGAGTTCGACGACGCCGGTGACCCGTCGGTGGCGACGATCGGCGTCTACCAGTACGGCGACGACAACAAGTACCCCGGCAAGGCGCTGGAGTACCGCACCGGCAAGATCGAGGGTTAG
- a CDS encoding ANTAR domain-containing response regulator: protein MSTQRRVVIAEDEALIRLDLKEMLQEDGYVVVGEAGDGEQAIRLAAEHKPDLVILDVKMPVLDGISAAERIVAERIAPCLILTAFSQRDLVERARDAGAMAYLVKPFTKADLVPAIEMAVSRHEEMVALAAEVSSLSERLETRKLVERAKGLLMTQHGWSEPQAFRWIQKASMDRRLSMREVAQIVIDDAAGRS from the coding sequence GTGAGTACGCAGCGGCGAGTAGTGATCGCGGAAGACGAGGCCCTGATCCGCCTCGACCTCAAGGAGATGCTCCAGGAGGACGGCTACGTCGTCGTCGGCGAGGCCGGGGACGGTGAGCAGGCGATCCGGCTGGCCGCCGAGCATAAGCCCGACCTCGTCATCCTCGATGTGAAGATGCCGGTGCTCGACGGTATCTCGGCGGCTGAGCGGATCGTGGCGGAGCGGATCGCCCCGTGCCTGATTCTGACCGCGTTCTCCCAGCGTGACCTGGTTGAGCGGGCCAGGGACGCGGGGGCGATGGCCTATCTGGTGAAGCCGTTCACGAAGGCGGATCTGGTGCCGGCGATCGAGATGGCGGTCAGCAGGCACGAGGAGATGGTGGCGCTGGCGGCCGAGGTGTCGAGCCTGTCGGAGCGGCTGGAGACGCGGAAGCTGGTGGAGCGCGCCAAGGGGCTGTTGATGACGCAGCACGGTTGGAGTGAGCCTCAGGCGTTCCGGTGGATTCAGAAGGCGTCGATGGATCGGCGGTTGAGCATGCGTGAGGTTGCTCAGATCGTTATCGACGACGCGGCCGGGCGGAGCTGA